The following proteins are co-located in the Doryrhamphus excisus isolate RoL2022-K1 chromosome 3, RoL_Dexc_1.0, whole genome shotgun sequence genome:
- the znf830 gene encoding zinc finger protein 830: protein MAPKKGKKVVNQEELRRLMREKQRQTSEKKRVESPYAKYNSLGHLSCVLCNTQVKSELLWPAHVLGKQHKEKVSELKEAKQTLQSQPVKRKAPDDEDVSVKKAKPTPEAGQSVSGVPADFFQTSDSAKSDSISLLAGVYDDDEDDDKEATEEAGNTDAAPQKAEAAGLPADFFDSSIPTTPAVSHSGSILKAEVPEKSTEKKDSTAEALPEGFFDDPVRDAKVRNVDAPKDQMDKEWEEFQKEIRQVNTKSEAIVAEDDEEGRLERQIDEIDEQIECYKRVELLRDKRDVVKRRFQMRKKEEPMETEASMEEAEEENEEELLGLLSQDWRAKGALV from the coding sequence ATGGCTCCAAAgaaagggaaaaaagttgtaaatcaaGAAGAACTCCGGCGACTGATGagagaaaaacaaagacaaacatcTGAGAAGAAACGCGTTGAGTCTCCATATGCCAAATATAACAGTTTGGGACATCTGAGTTGTGTGCTGTGCAACACGCAGGTGAAGTCTGAACTGCTGTGGCCCGCTCACGTCCTCGGAAAACAAcacaaggaaaaggtttctgAGCTTAAAGAAGCCAAACAAACACTGCAGAGTCAACCGGTGAAGCGGAAAGCACCGGACGACGAGGACGTCAGCGTGAAGAAGGCGAAACCAACGCCAGAGGCAGGTCAGTCCGTCTCGGGTGTACCTGCAGATTTCTTCCAGACGTCTGATTCTGCAAAGTCAGACAGCATTAGTTTGTTAGCTGGAgtctatgatgatgatgaagatgatgacaaGGAGGCGACAGAGGAAGCCGGGAATACCGACGCAGCTCCTCAGAAAGCAGAAGCAGCCGGACTGCCTGCAGATTTCTTTGACAGCTCCATCCCCACAACCCCGGCCGTCTCTCACTCGGGCTCCATCCTCAAAGCGGAGGTGCCTGAGAAAAGCACAGAGAAGAAAGACAGCACAGCCGAAGCACTGCCAGAGGGTTTCTTTGACGACCCAGTGAGAGACGCCAAAGTGCGCAACGTGGACGCACCCAAGGACCAAATGGACAAGGAGTGGGAAGAGTTCCAGAAGGAGATACGTCAGGTGAACACAAAGTCGGAGGCCATCGTGGCAGAAGATGATGAGGAGGGCCGTCTTGAGCGTCAAATCGACGAGATTGACGAACAAATTGAGTGTTACAAAAGAGTGGAGCTCCTGAGGGACAAGAGGGATGTGGTGAAGAGGAGGTTTCAGATGAGGAAAAAGGAGGAACCTATGGAGACTGAAGCTAGTATGGAGGAGGCAGAAGAAGAGAATGAGGAAGAACTGCTTGGACTCTTGTCCCAGGACTGGAGAGCCAAAGGGGCACTGGTTTAA
- the LOC131125192 gene encoding ankyrin repeat domain-containing protein 13C-like isoform X1: MTGETIRAVRKDHFKANKNVQAVDSFDDTGHHLKSNKAFLKSVKPSTLHQQQLNANNLNGNASNGNIVSDDNKNPIILTNEDFPVHECVFKGDVRRLSSLIRTHSISQKDVHGNTPLHLAVMLGHKECALLLLAHNAPVKIKNIQGWSPLAEAISYGDRQMITAILRKLKQQSRESVEDKRPKLLKALRELGDFYLELHWDFQSWVPLLSRMLPSDTCKIYKQGINIRLDTTLIDFIDMKCQRGDLSFIFNGEAPPSQSFVVLDNEAKVYQRIHRDESEMETEEEVDILMSSDIYSATLSTKSISFSRSQIGWLFREDKTERVGNFLADFYAVNGLVLESRKRREHLSEEDILRNKAIMESLSKGGSISEHNFEQSVRRQSLSAPPSNTISWEEYITAEHGKPPHLGRELMCKESKKHFKATVAMSQDFPLGIESLLNVLEVVAPFKHFNKLREFVQMKLPPGFPVKLDIPVFPTITATVTFQEFHYDQFEGSLFIIPPEYKEDPSRFPDL; this comes from the exons ATGACAGGTGAGACGATACGCGCCGTGCGAAAAGACCACTTCAAAGCCAACAAAAATGTCCAAGCCGTGGACTCATTCGACGACACTGGCCACCATTTGAAGTCCAACAAGGCTTTCCTCAAATCCGTCAAACCGTCTACACTGCACCAGCAGCAGCTTAATGCAAACAACCTGAACGGCAATGCATCCAATGGCAATATTGTCAGTGATGACAATAAGAACCCCATCATTCTCACCAACGAGGACTTCCcagtgcatgagtgtgtgttcAAAGGAGACGTGAGGCGGCTGTCCTCTCTCATCAGGACTCATAGCATCTCTCAAAAAGATGTGCATG GTAATACACCTTTGCACCTCGCTGTGATGCTTGGCCACAAAG aatgtgctcttcttcttctggccCACAATGCACCTGTCAAGATAAAGAACATACAGGGATGGAGCCCTCTAGCAGAAGCTATCAGCTACGGTGACAGGCAAATGA TCACAGCAATCCTGCGCAAACTGAAGCAACAATCCAGGGAGAGCGTGGAGGATAAAAGGCCCAAATTACTGAAAGCCCTCAGGGAG CTGGGTGACTTTTATCTGGAGCTGCATTGGGATTTTCAAAGCTGGG TGCCTTTGTTGTCCCGGATGCTGCCCTCTGACACTTGTAAGATCTACAAGCAGGGCATCAACATTAG GCTGGACACCACCCTCATTGACTTTATCGACATGAAGTGTCAGCGCGGAGACCTCAGCTTCATCTTCAACGGCGAAGCCCCACCCTCACAGTCCTTCGTGGTGCTGGACAACGAAGCCAAAGTGTACCAAAGAATACATCGCGAT GAGTCTGAGATGGagacagaagaagaagtggaCATCCTCATGAGCAGCGACATCTACTCAGCCACTTTGTCCACAAAGTCCATCAGCTTCTCGCGCAGCCAGATCGGGTGGCTCTTCAGAGAGGACAAAACG GAGAGGGTGGGTAACTTCCTGGCTGACTTCTACGCCGTCAATGGCCTGGTGCTGGAGTCCAGGAAGCGTCGCGAGCACCTGAGTGAGGAGGACATCCTGAGGAACAAAGCCATCATGGAGAGCTTGAGCAAAGGGGGCAGCATCAGCGAGCACAACTTTGAG CAGTCCGTGAGGAGGCAATCTCTCTCAGCCCCGCCCTCTAACACCATTTCCTGGGAGGAGTACATCACTGCAGAGCATGGAAA GCCGCCTCACCTGGGGAGGGAGCTGATGTGCAAGGAGAGCAAGAAACACTTCAAGGCCACCGTAGCCATGAGCCAGGACTTTCCTCTGGGCATTGAATC GTTACTTAACGTGTTAGAGGTGGTGGCGCCCTTTAAGCACTTCAACAAACTGCGAGAGTTCGTCCAGATGAAACTTCCTCCTGGTTTCCCCGTCAAACTGG ACATCCCAGTCTTCCCAACCATCACGGCCACCGTCACCTTCCAGGAGTTTCACTACGACCAATTTGAGGGGTCACTCTTCATCATCCCGCCCGAGTACAAGGAAGACCCCAGCCGCTtccctgacctctga
- the LOC131125192 gene encoding ankyrin repeat domain-containing protein 13C-like isoform X2, giving the protein MTGETIRAVRKDHFKANKNVQAVDSFDDTGHHLKSNKAFLKSVKPSTLHQQQLNANNLNGNASNGNIVSDDNKNPIILTNEDFPVHECVFKGDVRRLSSLIRTHSISQKDVHGNTPLHLAVMLGHKECALLLLAHNAPVKIKNIQGWSPLAEAISYGDRQMITAILRKLKQQSRESVEDKRPKLLKALRELGDFYLELHWDFQSWVPLLSRMLPSDTCKIYKQGINIRLDTTLIDFIDMKCQRGDLSFIFNGEAPPSQSFVVLDNEAKVYQRIHRDESEMETEEEVDILMSSDIYSATLSTKSISFSRSQIGWLFREDKTERVGNFLADFYAVNGLVLESRKRREHLSEEDILRNKAIMESLSKGGSISEHNFESVRRQSLSAPPSNTISWEEYITAEHGKPPHLGRELMCKESKKHFKATVAMSQDFPLGIESLLNVLEVVAPFKHFNKLREFVQMKLPPGFPVKLDIPVFPTITATVTFQEFHYDQFEGSLFIIPPEYKEDPSRFPDL; this is encoded by the exons ATGACAGGTGAGACGATACGCGCCGTGCGAAAAGACCACTTCAAAGCCAACAAAAATGTCCAAGCCGTGGACTCATTCGACGACACTGGCCACCATTTGAAGTCCAACAAGGCTTTCCTCAAATCCGTCAAACCGTCTACACTGCACCAGCAGCAGCTTAATGCAAACAACCTGAACGGCAATGCATCCAATGGCAATATTGTCAGTGATGACAATAAGAACCCCATCATTCTCACCAACGAGGACTTCCcagtgcatgagtgtgtgttcAAAGGAGACGTGAGGCGGCTGTCCTCTCTCATCAGGACTCATAGCATCTCTCAAAAAGATGTGCATG GTAATACACCTTTGCACCTCGCTGTGATGCTTGGCCACAAAG aatgtgctcttcttcttctggccCACAATGCACCTGTCAAGATAAAGAACATACAGGGATGGAGCCCTCTAGCAGAAGCTATCAGCTACGGTGACAGGCAAATGA TCACAGCAATCCTGCGCAAACTGAAGCAACAATCCAGGGAGAGCGTGGAGGATAAAAGGCCCAAATTACTGAAAGCCCTCAGGGAG CTGGGTGACTTTTATCTGGAGCTGCATTGGGATTTTCAAAGCTGGG TGCCTTTGTTGTCCCGGATGCTGCCCTCTGACACTTGTAAGATCTACAAGCAGGGCATCAACATTAG GCTGGACACCACCCTCATTGACTTTATCGACATGAAGTGTCAGCGCGGAGACCTCAGCTTCATCTTCAACGGCGAAGCCCCACCCTCACAGTCCTTCGTGGTGCTGGACAACGAAGCCAAAGTGTACCAAAGAATACATCGCGAT GAGTCTGAGATGGagacagaagaagaagtggaCATCCTCATGAGCAGCGACATCTACTCAGCCACTTTGTCCACAAAGTCCATCAGCTTCTCGCGCAGCCAGATCGGGTGGCTCTTCAGAGAGGACAAAACG GAGAGGGTGGGTAACTTCCTGGCTGACTTCTACGCCGTCAATGGCCTGGTGCTGGAGTCCAGGAAGCGTCGCGAGCACCTGAGTGAGGAGGACATCCTGAGGAACAAAGCCATCATGGAGAGCTTGAGCAAAGGGGGCAGCATCAGCGAGCACAACTTTGAG TCCGTGAGGAGGCAATCTCTCTCAGCCCCGCCCTCTAACACCATTTCCTGGGAGGAGTACATCACTGCAGAGCATGGAAA GCCGCCTCACCTGGGGAGGGAGCTGATGTGCAAGGAGAGCAAGAAACACTTCAAGGCCACCGTAGCCATGAGCCAGGACTTTCCTCTGGGCATTGAATC GTTACTTAACGTGTTAGAGGTGGTGGCGCCCTTTAAGCACTTCAACAAACTGCGAGAGTTCGTCCAGATGAAACTTCCTCCTGGTTTCCCCGTCAAACTGG ACATCCCAGTCTTCCCAACCATCACGGCCACCGTCACCTTCCAGGAGTTTCACTACGACCAATTTGAGGGGTCACTCTTCATCATCCCGCCCGAGTACAAGGAAGACCCCAGCCGCTtccctgacctctga
- the srsf11 gene encoding serine/arginine-rich splicing factor 11: MSYTTKVVQVTNVSPSTTSEQMRTLFGFLGTIEELKLFPPDDSPMPVTSRVCFVKFQEPESVGVSQHLTNTVFVDRALIVVPFAEGSIPDEAKALSLLAPANAVAGILPGGGLLPTPNPLPNPAIGGNPFAGLNMDAMAAFGFPGPNMNPQAADQLLKLMTDPQLNPLAAGLNLSAGLKADAANKEMEEAMKRVREAQSLISAAIEPGNESRKKRSRSRSRRRRSRSRSRRRRSGSRSRRRSVSRNRRRSKSPRRRRSRSRDRGRRSRSRSRDRKKEDVGRRRSKTPPKSYSTTRRSRSVSRRRRRSRSGSRSPKKSPKRRGSRSPSPRRHKKDKKRDKERERRSEKERSRDERERSTSKKKRSRDKERERERERKSDGGEKDIKITRDYDEEEQGYDSEKERQERKDSDYSAMSPHYTDGNGDSRQANGDDDTHEDDMDVSD, from the exons ATGAGCTACACGACGAAGGTAGTCCAGGTGACTAACGTGTCGCCGAGCACAACATCGGAGCAGATGAGGACACTTTTTGGTTTCCTTGGAACCATCGAAGAACTCAAGTTATTTCCACCAGA TGATTCCCCCATGCCCGTGACGTCACGGGTGTGTTTTGTGAAGTTCCAGGAACCAGAATCTGTTGGTGTGTCCCAACATCTGACCAACACTGTTTTTGTGGACCGAGCACTGATCGTGGTCCCGTTTGCTGAAG GCTCCATCCCGGATGAGGCCAAAGCTTTGTCGCTGCTGGCCCCGGCAAACGCCGTTGCAGGGATCCTGCCCGGAGGAGGACTTCTGCCCACGCCCAACCCCCTTCCCAATCCAGCT ATTGGAGGAAACCCATTTGCTGGTCTAAACATGGATGCTATGGCTGCATTTGGATTCCCTGGACCCAACATGAACCCTCAG GCCGCTGATCAGCTGCTGAAGCTCATGACGGATCCCCA actCAACCCTCTGGCAGCAGGCCTGAACCTCAGCGCTGGCCTCAAAGCGGATGCCGCCAACAAGGAAATGGAGGAAGCCATGAAGAGAGTGAGAGAGGCGCAGTCGCTCATTTCTGCCGCAATAGAACCAGGAA ATGAGAGCAGAAAGAAGCGCTCTCGCTCCAGGTCAAGGAGGAGGCGGTCCAGATCCAGGTCCAGACGCAG GCGAAGTGGCAGCAGGTCAAGACGGCGCTCCGTTTCGAGAAACAGGCGGCGCTCCAAAAGCCCCCGCAGGAGGCGGAGTCGCTCCAGAGACCGGGGCAGGCGCTCCAGAAGCAGATCCAG AGATCGTAAGAAGGAGGATGTTGGAAGGAGGAGGTCCAAAACGCCGCCGAAGAGTTACAGCACCACCCGAAGGTCTCGCAGCGTGAGTCG GAGACGCAGGAGAAGTCGCAGCGGCAGCCGGTCTCCTAAGAAGTCCCCTAAGAGGAGGGGCTCCAGGTCTCCTTCGCCTCGCAG GCACAAGAAGGACAAGAAGAGGGATAAAGAGCGGGAACGCCGCAGTGAGAAAGAACGAAGCCGGGACGAGCGAGAACGTTCCACCAGTAAGAAAAAGAGGAGCAGAGACAAAGAGcgagaaagagagcgagagaggaagTCAGACGGAGGAGAGAAAGATATAAAA ATTACTAGGGATTACGATGAAGAAGAGCAAGGCTACGACAGCGAGAAGGAGCGCCAGGAAAGGAAGGATTCCGACTACTCGGCCATGTCGCCTCATTACACAGATGGCAATGGTGACTCGCGGCAGGCCAACGGTGACGACGACACCCATGAGGACGACATGGACGTCAGCGACTGA